ATCATCTTTGCTCTCTGGACGGGCGAGGAGAAAGGCCTGCTCGGATCCGAATACTTCGTCAAGCACCCGCCCGTGCCCGGCCTGAAGATCGTGACCTATCTGAATTTCGACATGATGAGCCGGGCTTACGACGAGAAGAGCCTGGCCTTCGCCGCCCGGACGATGGGGGTCCCCTCTTCGCCCGAGTTCCTGAAGGCCGTCACCCCGGCCAACTTCATGCTCATCCACTTCCAGGAAGGCTCGTCCCTGGGCGAAGCGGCCCGCGAGGCCGACCGCTATGTCGGGCTCGACCTCTACCTGCGGGCGGCCAAGACAGGGGGCATTTCCTTCGGCGACAGCGATCACAGCTCGTTCAACGACGTCAAGATCCCCTGGCTGTGGCCCTTCAGCGCCGTGACGCCGGACCTGCACCAGACGAGCGACAGCGTCGACAAGGTCAGCGGCGAGCTGATGGAGAAGACCTCCCGGTTGATGTACGGGATCGCCTGGATCGCCGCGGAGAAATAATTTCTTGCCACTGATCCGTCATTGCGAGCCTTATGCTCCGCATAGGGCGTGGCAAAAGAGAGCCTAGCATCAATCCGTCATTGCGAGGACGACGCAGCGTCGGACGTGGCAACCTCTCTTAGATCCCCACGGCAGGGCCTCGGGATGACAATGAAAACCAATGGCGGAGCTCGGGACGACAAAAGGGAACTGCACGAAGAGCAAAGCTCGAACTTGTCCGTCTCGAGCTCGACCCGCTAGTCCGTCTCGAGCTCGACCCGCTCGAGGATCAGATCCGTCCCGCCGGTAAGCTCCAAGTCGGTCGAGCCGCAGGCCGGGCAGGCGGGCGAGTAGTCCGCCCGCTCGGTCTCCGCCCGGCAGGCCCGGCAAAGGGCCTTTAGCGGCGTCTTCTCGACAACCAGGCGCGCGTTCTCGACGACCGTCCCCTTGCGGTACATGTCGAAGGCGGACTCCAGTAGCTCGGGTACGACTCCCGAGAGCGGCCCGACCTTGATCCAGATGGCGGTCGCCGACTTGGCCTTGTGCTCGCGGACCAGGCCTTCGACGGTCTCGACGAACGAGGCGACGACCGAAAGCTCATGCATAGCCGGCCCGCAACGCCTCGCGGGAGGCCAGGAGGAAGGCGGTCAGCTCGTCCAAGCCCTCGCCGGTCAGGGCCGAGACGACGAAGACGCGGAGTCCCGGGTTGAGCTCGAGGGCCTCTTTCTTGGCCCGCTCGACGTCGAACGGCAGATAGGGGAGCAGGTCGGATTTGGTAATGATCAGGACCTGGGCCGTCAGAAAAGCCTTGGGATATTTCTTGGGCTTGTCGTCGCCCTCGGGCGACGATAGGAGGACGATGCGCAGGCGCTCGCCGAGGTCGTACGAGGCCGGGCAGACCAGGTTGCCGACGTTCTCGATGAACAGAAAGTCGATTTCCGGGCTGACCTCGGGCAGGACGCGGGCGATCATCTTGGCCTCCAGGTGGCAGGCGCCGCCGGTCGTGATCTGCCAGGCGGGGACGCCCTTGGCCCGGATGCGCTCGGCGTCGCGTTCGGTCTCGATGTCGCCCTCGATGACGGCCATGGGATGACTGCCCTTCAACCGGTCGGCCAGCTTCTCGAGCAGGGTGGTCTTGCCGGCCCCGGGCGAGCTCATCAGGTTGAGGACCAGGATACCGCGCTCTTCACAGGCCGCCTTGATCTCGGCCGCCACCTTCTGGTTCGTGCCGAGGATGTCGCGCAGGACGTAGATCTGTTTATTCATGGCCGGAACCTCAACCAATTATAACATGCGGGTCGCAGCCTGACTTTATGCCCCTTCGTCATCCCGAGGAGCGCTGAAGGCGCGACGTGGGGATCTTTTGTCATCCGAGAAGGATTAAACGGAATTCCGATCTTTGGCCAGCCATTCCCGCAAAAGAGCCTCGGCTTTATCCAGTTGTTCGCCGGCTGGCTCGGACAAGCCTGCCCCCAACTCCCAATCGCGGCCGGGCATCGAAAGCAGCCATCCCGCAGGCGCCTTCCCATAAAGCTCGTCGGCCAAGGCCAGGACCGCTCCCGGGCTCAATTCGTGGGTCGTGAAAGTGATTGCAGCGGCCGGCGTCAGCTCGGCTAGCCTGACCGACTCGCCGTCGATCGCGGCGTCGGCGAAGACGACCGCGTCGAAATCCTTGATCAGATGGGCGTCCTCGATGTTGAGCTGATATTTCCAGACGGCCGAAATGCCGCCCGGCGCTTCGACGACCGCGCCTTCGGCCAGACTGCCCTTTTCGACTTCCGCCAGGCGCTCGACGAGCGCCGGCCCCAGCCCGTCGTCGCCGCGGCCGGGATTGCCGATGCCGATGATTAGTGTTTTCATGGCCGCTTCTTAAAACTTAGCTTTTCACTCCCTCTTGGAGAGGAGGCCACTGCGGAGTTAATCCAGTCGAGTTGGGATTTTTTGTTCTCTTAGGAATTCTGCGATAGGGGCGAGGGGTATGCCCCGCCGAAACCCATCCCGAATCCGGGAACATCCACGAGGTTCGGGGTGCCGGCCAACGGCGAAATCGCGAGGGCGGCGCCTTTTTCCACAACGCTCTGAGGGAACCTGGCTCGGGCCAGGCGCCGAGGGCTGTTTGAGCACGCGACCATCTGACGGAATCGAAATGGAGGGAAGATCTCAAAGACCGGGAAATCTCGAATGCGGAGTTCCGAGGCGCCGAAGAGAGCTGTGGGAAAAGGCGAGAAGAGCCCGAAGCCGCCGGGCCGGCACTCCGGACCTCGGTTCCCGGATTCGCGAGAGGAGACCCTTCTTCGCTTATCTTCGCTTCCTATCGACAACTGTCCCGGCCGCATCGACCATTTCGATTTCGAGCGGCATCCGCCCCAGGGCGTGGGTGGCGCAGCTCAAGCAGGGATCGTAGGCCCGGATGGCGATCTCGACCCGGTTCAGCATGCCTTCGGTGATCTTGGTCTGGCCCTCGATGACGTGGCGGGCCACCCAGTCGACGGCCCGGTTCATCGGCTCGTTGTTGTTGGTCGTCGAGACGATCAGGTTGGCCATGCTGATCCGGTCGTCGCCGTCCACCTGGTAGTGATGGAACAGGGTTCCGCGCGGCGCTTCGACCAGCCCCACGCCTTCGCCCGCCTTCTTGCCCTTGCGGACGAGGTCGTCCTTTTGCAGGTCGGGGTCGACGAGGAGCTGCTTGATGACCTCGCCGCTGTGAAGCAGCTCGATCAGCCGGGCCCAGTGCATGTGCAGGGACATGTTGTTGGGTTTGCCGCCGGTATAGGCCCGGAAGACTTCGAACTGCTTCTGGGCCCGCGGGCTGGGGATGAAGTCGCAGACGTTGAGCCGGGCCAGGGGACCGACTCGGTACCAGCCGTTCTCCTTGCCGATCGACTTGAGGTACGGGAACTTCATGTAGCTCCAGGACTTGACCTCTTCGCCGATGTAGGCCAGATAGTCGTTGTAGTCGACGTCGTCCAGGATCCGCCGACCGTCGGCGTCCACCGCCCGCAAGGCCCCGTGGTAGAAGTCCAGGGCGCCGTCCTTGCGGACCAAGCTCAAATGGTTCGAGGGGAAAGCGGCGAAGCCGTCGGCCAGCTCGCGATTCTTGGCCTGCCAGCCCTTTAGGAATTCGACCGCGTTCTCGGCCCAGTCGATCATCGTGTCGACATTCATGGGGGCCGGGCCCTTAAGGAACGAGTCGCGCTCCTCCGGGCTGAGGTTTTTGTTGATCCCGCCCGGGATGGCGCCGGTGCCGTGGATCTTCTTGCCGGCGGTGGCCAGGATGATCTCCTGCCCGAACTTGCGCAGCAGCACGGCCCGGGTGGCCAGCTCGCGGTCGTGGGCGATGATGCCGATGACGTTGCGGACGGCCGGGTCGGCGTCGGCGCCGAAGAGCAGGTCGGGCGAGGCCAGGTGGAAGAAGTGTAGGGCGTGCGACTGGAACATCTGGCCGTAGTGCATCAGGCGGCGCATCTTTTCGGCCGTCGGGGAAAGGCCCTCGGGGCCGACGCCGGCGATGGCGTCCATGGCTTTAGCCGCGGCCAGGTGATGGCTGACCGGGCAGATGCCGCACAGCCGCTGGACGAGCACGGGCGCTTCCCAATAGGGGCGGCCTTGGACGAACCGTTCGAAGCCGCGGAATTCGACGATGTGGAGCCGCGCCTGGGCCACTTTGTGGTGGTCGTCCAAGTGGATGGTGACCTTGCCGTGGCCCTCGACGCGGGTGACGGGTTCGATGGTGATCTTGCGTGCCATGGTGTCCTTCTTAATCGAACTTGAGCAGGCCGTAGCTTAGATCCAGGGGCTTGCCCTCGAGCAGGGCGACCAGCGCCTTCCAGATCAGGTCGGCCGAGGGCGGACAGCCCGGCAGGTAGTAGTCCACCGGGACAATTTCGTGGTTGGGATAGACTTTATCCAGGATGATCGGCAGGTCTTCGTCGTTGGGCATGATCCGGGCGTCGGACGGATCGATGGTCGGGGAGCGGTAGTAGGCCTCCTCCAGGCATTCCCGGATGGGGATGCCGTTGCGCATGGCCGGCAGGCCGCCCATGATGGCGCACTCGCCGAGCGAGATGAGGACCTTGCAGTTCTTGCGGAAGGACCGTAAGACCTCGACGTTCTCGCTGTTGCAGCAGCCGCCCTCGATGAGGCCGACGTCGACGGGCTTGGTGATGGTCTTGATGTCGTCGACCGGCGACTTGTTGAACTCGACCAGCTCGACGAGCTGGAGGATCCGCTCGTCGATGTCCAGGATCGACATGTGGCAGCCGAAGCAGCCGGCCAGGGACGCGGTGGCGATGACGGGTTTGCTCATGGCTGTCTCCTAGCTCCTCGGCTTCTCGATGTCGCTGCCGATGGGGGCCTGGTCGTATTTCCGCCGGCCGATGGGCACGGCGAACCCGACCTCCTTGCGTAGGATGCAGCCTACCGGACAGCGGTCCATGGCCGTCCGGGCCCAACGCTCGGACAGGGCCGAGGCCAGGCCGAGGTCGACGAACATCTTTTTCTTGCGGGATCGGTGGAGAGAGCCGAAGACGGCCTTGTTGTCCGCGGTCCGGATACCCCGGGCACAGCGCAGGCACTTGACGCAGCGGTTCTGCTCCATCAGGAGCTTCGTCCCGGCCGGCTCGACATCCTTCTTAGGGAAGAGGTAGGGGAAGCGGGGGACCAGCATCTGGAACCGGTAGGCCAGGGCCTGCAGCTCGCAGTTGCCGCTTTTTTCGCAGGTCGGGCACATGTGGTTGCCCTCGACGAAGAGCATTTCGACGACGGCCTTGCGCATGTCCTCCAGGTCGGGCACGGCGCTTTCCACCGACATGCCGTCGCTGACCGGGAAAGTGCAGGCGGCTTGGTGGCGGCCGCCCACCCGGACGGTGCAGATGCGGCAGCTGCCGGCCGGTTTGAGGCCGTCGTAGGCGCACAGCGAGGGGATGTAAATCCCGTTGTCCTTGGCCGCCTCCAGGATGGTCTGGCCGGCGCGGGCCAGGCACTCCCGGCCGTCGATGGAAAACTTGATCCCAGGGGCGGGGGCGGGCTTGGCCTTGGTCGTTTTCGGCTTATTCATGGTCGGCCTCCGCGGCGTGCTCGGCAAACGCTTGCCCAGTGACGGCGGCGGCGTCGCGAACCGACTCCGCCAGGTCGAACTCGGGGATGAAGGCCCGGTCGGTATGGATGCGGGCCAAGTACATTTCGCGGAAGTTTTGGATGGTCGTCAGGATCGGGTTGGGGGATGTCTGGCCCAGGCCGCAGCGGCTCATGGCCTTGATCGTCTTGCCCCAGGCCTCGATCTCCTCCAGGTCGCGCGGAGTCCCCTTGCCCGCCATGATCTTCTCCAGCTTGCGCTTGAGCAGGACGTTGCCGGCCCGGCAGGGGGCGCACCAGCCGCAGGATTCCTCGACGAAGAACTCCATGAAGTTGTGGACGACCTCGAACAGGTCCCGTTCGGGGCCGAAGACGATGATCGATCCGCCCGTGGGCAGGTCCTCGAAGGCGATCTTGCGGTCGAATTGGGCCCGCGGGATGCAGGCGCCCGAAGGGCCGCCGACCTGGACGGCCCGGGCGTCGCTGCCGCCGGCCGCTTGCAGAAGCGCGGCCACGGACATCCCGAAGGGGATCTCGTAGACGCCCGGCTTGCGGCAGTCCCCCGAAACGCTCAATAGCTTGGTGCCCGAGGAGCGGGGGGTGCCCAGGGCCTTGAACCAGTCGGCGCCCTTTTCCAGGATCCGGGCCGCCGCGCACAGCGTTTCGACATTGTTGACCGTCGTCGGACGCCCGAAATACCCGTTTTGGATGGGGTAGGGGGGCCTGTCGCGCGGCTCTCCCCGATTGCCCTGAGCGGACTCGATCAGGGCCGATTCCTCGCCGCAGACGTAGGCGCCGGCGCCGAGCTTGATCGTGATATCGAAGGCGAAGCCCTTCTTGCCGGCGATCCCGCGGCCGAGCCATTTCTTCTTGCGCAGGCCGGCCAGGACATTTTCCAGGTGAGGCTTGAGGTAGGCGTATTCGCCGCGCAGATACAGGACGCCTTCGGACGCCCCGACCGCGTAGCCCGCCAGGGCCATGCCCTCGAACAGGAGGTGCGGCATCTCGGTCAGGATGACCCGGTCCTTGAACGTCCCGGGCTCGCCCTCGTCGGCGTTGCAGACGACGTAATGCCGGTCGCCTTTCTCGCGCCGGCAGAACTCCCATTTGAGCCCCGTGGGAAATCCGGCTCCGCCGCGGCCGAGCAGGTTGGCCCGCTTGACCTCGACAATGACGTCCTCGGGTGCGGCGGCCGCGGCCTTTTTCAGGGCCGCGCCGGAGCGGAAAGGCGCGAACAGGATCGGCCCTTTCCGGCGGATGTTGTTGCGGACCATGGACCGGACCAGCTTGGAGGCATTGGCCCCGTCGCCCAGGGGGACGGCCAGCTTGCGAACGTCCTTTCCGGCCAGCATGGCGGCGACCAGGGCTTTGGCCTTGGCCGGTGTCAGGCGGGTGAAGATCGTCCCGTTGATGATCGCGGACGGTTCCTGGTCGTTCATCCCGATGCAGGACGTGTCATGGAGCCCGATCCGCCCGTCCGGGGTGACGCTCCCAAAGGGGATGCCGGCGGCCTTTTCGAAGGCGGCGGCCACGGCGGCGCGGCCCTTTAGGGCGGCTACGATGTTGGAGTTCAGGTAGACGGCGTAGGTCCCTGCGGCGTCGTTCCCGAAGAAGTGGTAGAAAGTGACGACGCCCTCCACTTCGATCGAAGAGACGCCGAGGAGGGCGGCGATCTTGTCCGCGTCCCCGGGCTTGATCCGGCCCTGCTCCTGCCGGACATCGCGGATGATGTCCAGGAGGCGGGTCCGGTCCTTGCGATGCCGGGCGACTACGGTTTCTATGATTCCCTTGGCCATATGAAACCTCGTCCTCGGAAGATAAATTGACGGCGGCAGAAGGGGATATATAGCACAATCCGGAGGGGGACTCAACGAACCGGCGCGGTTGCTTTTTGCCGGGCCCGACCCTATAATGCCCAAGCAGGGGAGTTTTGCCCTTGCCGTCCGGAACGGGCTGTCTTTTTGTCTTGAAAATCAAACCGTTTTCGGAAATAATGTCTACAGAAAGACTGGAAGGAGGAACAATGAGGAAAAAAAGCCTGATCGTCCTGTCGGCGCTGTTGGTGCTGTTCGCTGTGACGAGCTGCAAGTCCAACCCCGAAAAGGGACTTCTCCAGAACTACTTCCACGCCGTTACCCTGAACGACGTGACCACGCTCTCGACCATGGCCCTGGAACCCGTAACCATGGACGTCGCGAGCTGGAAAATCACCAAGACCAGCGAGGAGAAGATCGAGCCGGCCAAGCTCCCCGACCTCAACGCCCAGGAGCTGGACATCAAGAAGAAGATGGAAGGCCATATCGAGCCGGTCATGAAGGCCAAGGATGCCCTCGACGGGGCCAAGGACGAGTATGACACGGCTCGCACCGGCGCCGCCCGCGCGGCCGCCAAGGTCAAGGTCGACGCGGCCCAGAAGGCGTACGACGCCGAGTATGCCGCCCACAACGACCTCAAAAAGGGCTATAACGACGCCAAGGCCGCCGCCCAGAAGGAAGAGGACATCACCAACTTCTCGCTCGGGGCCGGCCAGTTGGCCGCCATCCGCGACCTTAAGGGCGAGATCCACACCAAGGACCTCGAAGTCGCCATCACGGCCAAGGACGGCTCGGTCAAGAACTTCGCCCTCCAGATCGTGATGTATAACTTGAAAGACGAGGCCCTGAACGTCGCCCACCGCGGCCGCTGGATCATCGTTAAGTTC
This genomic interval from Candidatus Aminicenantes bacterium contains the following:
- the hypA gene encoding hydrogenase maturation nickel metallochaperone HypA → MHELSVVASFVETVEGLVREHKAKSATAIWIKVGPLSGVVPELLESAFDMYRKGTVVENARLVVEKTPLKALCRACRAETERADYSPACPACGSTDLELTGGTDLILERVELETD
- the hypB gene encoding hydrogenase nickel incorporation protein HypB, which translates into the protein MNKQIYVLRDILGTNQKVAAEIKAACEERGILVLNLMSSPGAGKTTLLEKLADRLKGSHPMAVIEGDIETERDAERIRAKGVPAWQITTGGACHLEAKMIARVLPEVSPEIDFLFIENVGNLVCPASYDLGERLRIVLLSSPEGDDKPKKYPKAFLTAQVLIITKSDLLPYLPFDVERAKKEALELNPGLRVFVVSALTGEGLDELTAFLLASREALRAGYA
- a CDS encoding hydrogenase maturation protease, with protein sequence MKTLIIGIGNPGRGDDGLGPALVERLAEVEKGSLAEGAVVEAPGGISAVWKYQLNIEDAHLIKDFDAVVFADAAIDGESVRLAELTPAAAITFTTHELSPGAVLALADELYGKAPAGWLLSMPGRDWELGAGLSEPAGEQLDKAEALLREWLAKDRNSV
- a CDS encoding Ni/Fe hydrogenase subunit alpha, which codes for MARKITIEPVTRVEGHGKVTIHLDDHHKVAQARLHIVEFRGFERFVQGRPYWEAPVLVQRLCGICPVSHHLAAAKAMDAIAGVGPEGLSPTAEKMRRLMHYGQMFQSHALHFFHLASPDLLFGADADPAVRNVIGIIAHDRELATRAVLLRKFGQEIILATAGKKIHGTGAIPGGINKNLSPEERDSFLKGPAPMNVDTMIDWAENAVEFLKGWQAKNRELADGFAAFPSNHLSLVRKDGALDFYHGALRAVDADGRRILDDVDYNDYLAYIGEEVKSWSYMKFPYLKSIGKENGWYRVGPLARLNVCDFIPSPRAQKQFEVFRAYTGGKPNNMSLHMHWARLIELLHSGEVIKQLLVDPDLQKDDLVRKGKKAGEGVGLVEAPRGTLFHHYQVDGDDRISMANLIVSTTNNNEPMNRAVDWVARHVIEGQTKITEGMLNRVEIAIRAYDPCLSCATHALGRMPLEIEMVDAAGTVVDRKRR
- a CDS encoding NADP oxidoreductase is translated as MSKPVIATASLAGCFGCHMSILDIDERILQLVELVEFNKSPVDDIKTITKPVDVGLIEGGCCNSENVEVLRSFRKNCKVLISLGECAIMGGLPAMRNGIPIRECLEEAYYRSPTIDPSDARIMPNDEDLPIILDKVYPNHEIVPVDYYLPGCPPSADLIWKALVALLEGKPLDLSYGLLKFD
- a CDS encoding 2Fe-2S iron-sulfur cluster-binding protein, with translation MNKPKTTKAKPAPAPGIKFSIDGRECLARAGQTILEAAKDNGIYIPSLCAYDGLKPAGSCRICTVRVGGRHQAACTFPVSDGMSVESAVPDLEDMRKAVVEMLFVEGNHMCPTCEKSGNCELQALAYRFQMLVPRFPYLFPKKDVEPAGTKLLMEQNRCVKCLRCARGIRTADNKAVFGSLHRSRKKKMFVDLGLASALSERWARTAMDRCPVGCILRKEVGFAVPIGRRKYDQAPIGSDIEKPRS
- a CDS encoding NAD(P)H-dependent oxidoreductase subunit E produces the protein MAKGIIETVVARHRKDRTRLLDIIRDVRQEQGRIKPGDADKIAALLGVSSIEVEGVVTFYHFFGNDAAGTYAVYLNSNIVAALKGRAAVAAAFEKAAGIPFGSVTPDGRIGLHDTSCIGMNDQEPSAIINGTIFTRLTPAKAKALVAAMLAGKDVRKLAVPLGDGANASKLVRSMVRNNIRRKGPILFAPFRSGAALKKAAAAAPEDVIVEVKRANLLGRGGAGFPTGLKWEFCRREKGDRHYVVCNADEGEPGTFKDRVILTEMPHLLFEGMALAGYAVGASEGVLYLRGEYAYLKPHLENVLAGLRKKKWLGRGIAGKKGFAFDITIKLGAGAYVCGEESALIESAQGNRGEPRDRPPYPIQNGYFGRPTTVNNVETLCAAARILEKGADWFKALGTPRSSGTKLLSVSGDCRKPGVYEIPFGMSVAALLQAAGGSDARAVQVGGPSGACIPRAQFDRKIAFEDLPTGGSIIVFGPERDLFEVVHNFMEFFVEESCGWCAPCRAGNVLLKRKLEKIMAGKGTPRDLEEIEAWGKTIKAMSRCGLGQTSPNPILTTIQNFREMYLARIHTDRAFIPEFDLAESVRDAAAVTGQAFAEHAAEADHE